GTTGATTGCACCGGCCGGATCCGGTGCGGGCGCTAGCGCTTTGGGTGTTGGGGCATTGCCGGATTCGGCGCAGATCTGCTCGTGCAACAACGTCACCAAGGGGGAGCTGAGGTGCGCGATCGCCGATGGTTGTGGCGACGTTCCCGCGCTCAAGGCGTGCACCGCGGCCGGTACATCGTGCGGGTCATGCGTGCCCCTGCTCAAGCAGCTGCTGGAAGCCGAGGGCGTGGAGCAGTCCAAGGCGCTGTGCGAGCACTTCAGCCAGTCGCGCGCGGAGCTGTTCGAAATCATCACCGCCACTGAAATTAGGACCTTCTCCGGGCTGCTCGAGCAGTTCGGACGCGGAAAAGGTTGTGACATATGCAAACCCGTGGTCGCCTCGATCCTGGCGTCCACTGGCTCCGACCACATTCTGGACGGAGAGCAGGCCTCACTGCAGGACTCCAACGACCACTTCCTGGCCAACATTCAGAAGAACGGCAGCTACTCGGTGGTGCCGCGGGTTCCCGGAGGTGACATCAAGCCCGAACACCTGATCTTGATCGGTCAGATCGCACAGGATTTCGGGCTCTACACCAAGATCACCGGCGGCCAGCGGATCGACTTGTTCGGCGCCCGGGTGGATCAGCTGCCCCTGATCTGGAAGCGACTGGTCGACGGCGGCATGGAATCAGGGCACGCCTACGGCAAGGCGGTGCGCACCGTGAAGAGCTGCGTGGGCAGTGACTGGTGCCGTTATGGTCAGCAGGATTCGGTGCAGCTGGCCATCGACCTGGAGCTGCGCTATCGCGGCCTGCGAGCACCGCACAAGATCAAGCTGGGCGTCTCGGGTTGCGCGCGAGAGTGCGCCGAGGCGCGCGGCAAGGATGTGGGCGTAATCGCCACCGAAAAGGGTTGGAACCTCTACGTCGCTGGCAACGGCGGCATGACGCCCAAGCATGCCCAACTGCTGGCCAGCGACCTGGACAACGCGACGTTGGTTCGCTACATCGACCGCTTTCTCATGTACTACATCCGCACGGCCGACCGGCTGCAGCGGACGGCGCCATGGGTCGAATCGCTGGAGGGCGGAATCGACCATGTGCGCGAGGTCGTGTGCGAAGACTCACTGGGCTTGGCCAACGAATTCGAGGCCGCAATTCAGCGCCATGTGCAGAACTACCAGTGCGAATGGAAGGGCGTGCTGGACGATCCGGACAAGTTGTCGCGGTTCGTTTCCTTCGTCAACGCCCCCGACGCCGTCGACTCGACGGTGAAATTCACCGAGCGTGCCGGGCGCAAAGTACCTGTGCCCATTGGTATCCCGCGGGTCCGCTCATGAAGTCCGGGAGGACAAAGGAGGAACTGTGACGCTTCTCAACGACATTCAGGTATGGACAACCGCCTGCGCTTACGACCATCTCATTCCGGGCCGTGGCGTCGGGGTGTTGCTCGACGACGGCAGTCAGGCGGCGTTGTTCCGGCTGGACGACGGCATGGTGTATGCGGTCGGTAACGTGGACCCGTTCTCCGGCGCGGCAGTGATGTCTCGCGGGATCGTCGGTGATCGCGGCGGTCGCGCCACGGTCCAGTCGCCGATCCTGAAACAGGCTTTTGCGCTCGACGATGGCTCCTGCCTGGACGATCCGCGAGTTTCGGTGCCGGTGTACCCGGCGCGCATCACGGCGGATGGCCGCATTCAGGTCGCGCGGGTCGTCGCCTAAGAAGGCGAGCTATCCCCGGCTGATATCACCGATAAGGTAGCGCTGCATGGTCGGGCCAATGGCATCGACAAGCGTCTCCACCGACATGGAGTGCAGGGGCTCGGAACGCACCCCGTATCGCATGATGCCAAGACCGACGAGCTGGGAGGCGCACAGCGACGCCCGGATGGCGATCTTGTCGGCCCCCAGCATCTTGAGCAACGGGTTGAAGACCGGTCCGATGAACATGGATTGCACGATTTCGGCGGTCTTGGCCAGCCCGGTGGATGCCACGGCGCTGGCCGCAAACGGGCCACCGCCGGCCGCGTCCCAGGTGGTAATCAGCAGGTAAAGCGTTCGGCGACCGACCTGGTTGACGCTTCCGGTGACGATCTTATCGATGAACTCCGGTGTGCCGAAGGGCAACCGCAGCATCTTTGCTACCGGGTCGAGCAGCCCACGTGATGGCTCTTCATTACCGGCCATGGTGTCAGGATCACCCCGATGTGATCAAAGATCAAGCGTCGCGGGTGTCGGCGCGCCCAGCTGGCGATGCGGCACCGCACTGCGAAATCGGTTCGCTATCAGCGGTGCCAAACCTGGATGGGTGCCCAGCGGTTCGGTTACCAAATCGGCACCGGATGCCCGCAGCCGTTCTTGAAAAAGACCGTCGGCCAACAGGTAGGAGGCGATTACGACGCGGCCCGCACCCCGGTTGACCCGGGCCCAATCGCGCGCTCGTTTCACCGCCGTGGACACATTGGGATAACCGGTCGCCGCAAATCCCAAGTCCACCCACGATCCGGTCAGCTTCTCCACCAGTGCCCTGGTGGTGTGCAGGTCGGCGCGTGCCCGCCGATCCGAGGTGCCCGCCGCCGCGAGGATCACGCAGTCGCCGGGCCGCCAACCGGATTCCACCAGCTTGTGGACCAGCATCCACGCGATTTCCCGGCTCGGCCCCAACGCGGGCGTGACTGTGACATTCGGGTGTCCACTGGCTGCGACGTGAGCGGGCAGATCGGTGCGAACGTGATATCCGCGGGACAAGAACGCCGGCACCACGATTGCGGGACGGCTGGACCCCTGATGCGAACGCGCGGACAGGGTGGACAGCACTTCGCTGGGTGAGG
The nucleotide sequence above comes from Mycobacterium decipiens. Encoded proteins:
- the nirB gene encoding nitrite reductase large subunit NirB — encoded protein: MPTAGSSRAPAAARRIVVVGHGMVGHRLVEALRARDIDGMLRITVLAEEVDAAYDRVGLTSYTESWDRDLLALPGNDYAGDERVRLLLNTPVTEIDRATKSVVTAHGRRHSYDTLVLATGSYAFVPPVPGHDLPACHVYRTLDDLDAIRADAQRTVAGGHTDGGVVIGGGLLGLEAANALRQFGLQTHVVEMMPRLMAQQIDEAGGALLARMITELGIAVHVGTGTESIESVEHSDGSAAVRVRLTDGEVIDAGVVIFAAGIRPRDELARAAGLTIGDRGGVLTDLSCRTSDPDIYAVGEVAAIEGRCYGLVGPGYTSAEVVADRLLDGAAEFPAADLSTKLKLLGVDVASFGDAMGATDNCLEVVINDAVNRTYAKLVLSDDAKTLLGGVLVGDASSYGVLRPMVDSALPGDPLALIAPAGSGAGASALGVGALPDSAQICSCNNVTKGELRCAIADGCGDVPALKACTAAGTSCGSCVPLLKQLLEAEGVEQSKALCEHFSQSRAELFEIITATEIRTFSGLLEQFGRGKGCDICKPVVASILASTGSDHILDGEQASLQDSNDHFLANIQKNGSYSVVPRVPGGDIKPEHLILIGQIAQDFGLYTKITGGQRIDLFGARVDQLPLIWKRLVDGGMESGHAYGKAVRTVKSCVGSDWCRYGQQDSVQLAIDLELRYRGLRAPHKIKLGVSGCARECAEARGKDVGVIATEKGWNLYVAGNGGMTPKHAQLLASDLDNATLVRYIDRFLMYYIRTADRLQRTAPWVESLEGGIDHVREVVCEDSLGLANEFEAAIQRHVQNYQCEWKGVLDDPDKLSRFVSFVNAPDAVDSTVKFTERAGRKVPVPIGIPRVRS
- the nirD gene encoding nitrite reductase small subunit NirD, which codes for MTLLNDIQVWTTACAYDHLIPGRGVGVLLDDGSQAALFRLDDGMVYAVGNVDPFSGAAVMSRGIVGDRGGRATVQSPILKQAFALDDGSCLDDPRVSVPVYPARITADGRIQVARVVA
- a CDS encoding sirohydrochlorin chelatase → MNLILTAHGTRRPSGVAMIGDLAAQVSALVERTVQVAFVDVLGPSPSEVLSTLSARSHQGSSRPAIVVPAFLSRGYHVRTDLPAHVAASGHPNVTVTPALGPSREIAWMLVHKLVESGWRPGDCVILAAAGTSDRRARADLHTTRALVEKLTGSWVDLGFAATGYPNVSTAVKRARDWARVNRGAGRVVIASYLLADGLFQERLRASGADLVTEPLGTHPGLAPLIANRFRSAVPHRQLGAPTPATLDL